One Buchnera aphidicola (Anoecia corni) genomic region harbors:
- the rpmJ gene encoding 50S ribosomal protein L36 produces MKVRASVKKLCRNCKIVRRKNVIRVYCISDPKHKQRQG; encoded by the coding sequence ATGAAAGTAAGAGCATCAGTAAAAAAATTATGTAGAAATTGCAAAATAGTGCGTAGAAAAAATGTGATTCGTGTATATTGTATTAGTGATCCAAAACATAAACAGAGACAAGGATAA
- the rpsK gene encoding 30S ribosomal protein S11, with translation MAKTTIRTRKRVKKQVMDGIAHIHASFNNTIVTITDKQGNVLGWATAGGSGFRGSRKSTPFAAQVAAERCSELVKDYGIKNLEVMVKGPGPGRESTIRALNSAGFKITNITDVTPIPHNGCRPPKKRRV, from the coding sequence ATGGCAAAAACCACAATACGTACTCGTAAACGAGTAAAAAAGCAAGTTATGGACGGAATAGCACATATTCATGCTTCATTTAATAATACTATAGTTACTATTACTGATAAACAAGGAAATGTTTTAGGATGGGCAACTGCCGGAGGATCTGGTTTTAGAGGATCTAGAAAATCTACTCCTTTTGCAGCACAAGTAGCAGCAGAAAGGTGCTCTGAATTAGTAAAAGATTATGGTATAAAAAATTTAGAAGTAATGGTGAAAGGTCCTGGACCTGGAAGGGAATCTACAATTAGAGCATTAAACTCTGCTGGATTTAAAATTACTAATATTACAGATGTAACTCCTATACCACATAATGGATGTCGTCCTCCTAA
- the rpsM gene encoding 30S ribosomal protein S13, translating into MARIAGINIPDHKHIIIALTKIYGIGISSSRLICQSISINEDNKVKDLNDSQIDLLRTAISKFIVEGDLRREKTLSIKRLIDLGCYRGLRHRKGLPVRGQRTKTNARTCKGPRKSIKK; encoded by the coding sequence ATGGCTCGTATTGCAGGAATTAATATTCCTGATCATAAACATATAATAATAGCTTTAACAAAAATATACGGGATTGGCATTTCTAGTTCTAGGTTAATTTGTCAAAGTATAAGTATTAATGAAGATAATAAAGTAAAAGACTTAAATGATTCGCAGATAGATTTATTAAGAACAGCTATTTCTAAATTTATTGTAGAAGGAGATTTAAGAAGAGAAAAAACGCTAAGCATTAAACGTTTAATAGATTTAGGCTGTTATAGAGGGTTAAGGCATAGAAAAGGATTACCGGTACGGGGTCAAAGGACTAAAACTAATGCAAGAACATGTAAAGGTCCTAGAAAATCTATAAAAAAATAA